A stretch of the Spirochaetota bacterium genome encodes the following:
- a CDS encoding RbsD/FucU family protein, with protein MLTGKLLNPEIIGTLASCGHFSRMLIADGNFPTATMSLPETKKVYLNLMPGVPTVTQVLEALVSATVFQSAVVVAPPEEEFRAVHAEYKALLPRDIQWEEKERWAFYSDVKSSDTALIIATGDTRRFANLLLTVGVRRIP; from the coding sequence ATGCTGACAGGGAAACTGCTTAACCCCGAGATCATCGGTACGCTTGCATCATGCGGGCATTTCTCCCGCATGCTCATCGCTGACGGGAATTTTCCGACCGCGACGATGAGCCTCCCCGAGACGAAAAAGGTATACCTTAACCTCATGCCCGGTGTACCGACGGTCACGCAGGTACTCGAGGCGCTCGTGTCGGCGACGGTATTCCAGAGCGCGGTGGTCGTCGCGCCGCCGGAGGAAGAATTCCGTGCCGTGCATGCGGAGTACAAGGCGCTGCTCCCGAGGGACATCCAATGGGAAGAGAAAGAGCGATGGGCGTTCTACAGCGATGTGAAATCAAGTGATACCGCGCTTATCATCGCTACCGGCGATACGAGGCGTTTTGCGAACCTGCTCCTTACGGTCGGCGTACGGCGCATCCCGTGA